The Aeromicrobium yanjiei genome includes a region encoding these proteins:
- a CDS encoding APC family permease, with the protein MTSHVAPPDRRSSPPPASGGEQLRGNMGTFELTFTALAFNAPLAVVAGFIPVIAGFENGLGSPLLFPAMGVLLLLFSVGLNAMAGRMEKPGAFYGYITRGLGRPLGLASAFFAVLVYVGLGAGTFTLLGVAAGDFADNVLGLENSGPWWAWALLGWSVVVALSLLNIGVSAKVLGIAMLFEVAIIAVWNARVLFDGGPDGRDVPVFDHVFDGSIALGLLFVAMCMTGFESLQVFREETDAPERTVPRATSWFLIILSVMYGITTLVYVIGQGRGDGLAAGAADPTGTVLESMQIYAGSLASDAASLFLITSAIACTLAVQNIAARYVYALGRDKVVPRVLGNVSQKHGSPVPASIFTGVAIAVVLMAPALGDADPVKSYAVLLGLAGYGIVLLWVLTSAAIVVFFRRHGDGQVTMWRGLVAPVLALIGLCVVAWLATTNLGDLVGDVRLAQLILAGAGLVALAGGVLALWWRRVDPQTYQVIGRQGE; encoded by the coding sequence ATGACATCTCACGTTGCCCCGCCCGATCGACGATCCTCCCCGCCGCCTGCCTCCGGGGGTGAGCAGTTGCGGGGCAACATGGGCACGTTCGAGCTCACGTTCACGGCGCTGGCGTTCAACGCGCCCCTGGCCGTCGTGGCCGGCTTCATCCCGGTGATCGCGGGCTTTGAGAACGGACTCGGATCACCGCTGCTGTTCCCCGCCATGGGGGTGCTGCTGCTGTTGTTCTCGGTTGGTCTGAACGCCATGGCCGGCCGCATGGAGAAGCCCGGTGCCTTCTACGGCTACATCACCCGCGGTCTGGGGCGTCCGCTCGGCTTGGCGTCGGCGTTCTTCGCGGTGCTCGTGTACGTGGGGTTGGGGGCGGGAACGTTCACGCTGCTCGGCGTCGCTGCCGGAGACTTCGCTGACAACGTGCTCGGCCTGGAGAACTCCGGCCCGTGGTGGGCCTGGGCGTTGCTGGGATGGTCCGTCGTCGTCGCGCTGAGCCTGCTGAACATCGGGGTCTCCGCCAAGGTCCTGGGCATCGCGATGTTGTTCGAGGTCGCGATCATCGCGGTGTGGAACGCGCGGGTCCTCTTCGACGGTGGGCCTGACGGCCGCGACGTCCCGGTCTTCGACCATGTCTTCGACGGATCGATCGCCCTCGGCCTGTTGTTCGTCGCGATGTGCATGACCGGATTCGAGTCGCTGCAGGTGTTCCGCGAGGAGACCGACGCCCCCGAGCGCACCGTGCCTCGCGCCACCTCGTGGTTCCTGATCATCCTGTCCGTGATGTACGGCATCACGACCCTGGTCTACGTCATCGGCCAGGGGCGCGGGGACGGACTGGCCGCCGGTGCGGCCGACCCCACGGGCACGGTCCTGGAGTCGATGCAGATCTATGCGGGAAGCCTGGCAAGTGATGCTGCGAGCCTGTTCCTCATCACCAGCGCGATCGCCTGCACCCTCGCCGTCCAGAACATCGCAGCTCGCTACGTCTACGCACTCGGGCGGGACAAGGTCGTTCCTCGGGTCTTGGGCAACGTCAGCCAGAAGCACGGCAGCCCGGTGCCGGCCAGCATCTTCACCGGTGTCGCGATCGCCGTGGTGCTGATGGCGCCCGCCCTCGGCGATGCCGACCCGGTCAAGTCCTATGCCGTTCTGCTGGGCCTGGCGGGCTACGGCATCGTGCTGCTGTGGGTCCTGACGAGCGCCGCCATCGTGGTGTTCTTCCGTCGGCACGGTGACGGGCAAGTCACGATGTGGAGGGGCCTGGTGGCCCCGGTCCTGGCGCTCATCGGATTGTGCGTCGTCGCATGGCTCGCGACGACCAACCTCGGTGACCTGGTCGGTGACGTCAGGCTCGCCCAGCTGATCCTGGCCGGTGCGGGTCTCGTCGCGCTGGCCGGAGGAGTGCTGGCGCTGTGGTGGCGTCGCGTCGACCCGCAGACGTACCAGGTGATCGGGCGTCAGGGCGAGTAG